The Actinomycetota bacterium genome includes a window with the following:
- a CDS encoding SEC-C domain-containing protein → MANTGRNEPCPCGSGKKFKKCCALKAYAEIKPEASIERRQIDEILKYFRKHHLYAIDEAAGVYWDEFDPDEHLEGGLLDSAHVNFWDWVIYDAKADYFDEETGKTLLELYMEENGKKLADDELKVLNKMKDTYLSLYEVEEVYPEEGLLLKDLLLGGEFKVRERSATRYLSRWDIMAARILELDGEYILTGGIFSYARNRKEGLIKAFRDDLEVFKSEHPYATMRAYLKEEGDMFNYYWYEPILYPEDMLIATTSGEPVILSKALFEIKDKDKLAAALSEVEDFRQEGDFYTWLGESERMRGPVVFGQVKTEGKKLILETNSKERLEKGKDLILKHAADYVTHRADEFQDIHKAMEQHETSPRDAEAEIPLEIQQQVCNQFMRQHYENWLVDKIPMLDGKTPLEAVKTEAGRRRVAEILKDIENAEERNKKSGRAYFDISWMWERLGLTRW, encoded by the coding sequence GTGGCGAACACAGGTAGAAACGAGCCCTGCCCGTGTGGCAGCGGCAAGAAATTTAAAAAATGCTGCGCTTTAAAAGCGTATGCCGAAATAAAACCCGAGGCATCGATTGAGAGGCGTCAGATCGATGAGATATTAAAATACTTCCGCAAGCACCACCTGTATGCTATTGATGAGGCGGCTGGAGTTTATTGGGACGAGTTCGACCCCGATGAGCATTTAGAAGGCGGGCTTCTCGATTCGGCTCACGTCAATTTCTGGGACTGGGTCATATATGACGCGAAGGCCGATTACTTCGATGAAGAAACCGGCAAAACGTTGCTTGAACTCTACATGGAAGAGAACGGCAAGAAATTGGCGGACGACGAGCTAAAAGTCCTAAACAAAATGAAGGATACTTACTTGAGCTTGTATGAGGTTGAAGAGGTCTATCCCGAAGAAGGGCTTCTGCTTAAAGACCTGCTTCTCGGTGGTGAATTCAAAGTGCGCGAGCGAAGCGCAACGAGGTATTTAAGCCGGTGGGACATCATGGCGGCGAGAATTCTTGAACTCGACGGCGAGTATATTTTGACGGGCGGCATCTTCTCTTACGCGCGCAATCGCAAAGAGGGCTTGATAAAAGCTTTCCGAGACGATCTCGAGGTTTTCAAAAGCGAGCACCCGTATGCGACCATGCGGGCTTACCTGAAAGAAGAAGGCGACATGTTTAACTACTACTGGTACGAGCCCATTTTGTATCCAGAGGATATGCTGATTGCAACGACAAGCGGCGAGCCGGTCATCTTATCAAAAGCACTATTTGAAATTAAAGACAAGGATAAGCTTGCTGCCGCTCTAAGCGAAGTGGAGGATTTCAGGCAGGAAGGAGACTTCTACACCTGGCTCGGCGAGAGCGAAAGAATGCGCGGCCCGGTCGTCTTCGGCCAGGTTAAAACAGAAGGGAAAAAACTAATCCTTGAAACAAACTCCAAGGAGCGGCTAGAAAAGGGAAAAGACCTAATTCTCAAGCACGCCGCTGACTATGTCACCCATAGGGCGGATGAGTTCCAGGATATTCATAAGGCCATGGAACAACATGAAACATCGCCCAGGGACGCTGAAGCCGAGATACCGCTTGAGATACAGCAGCAGGTCTGCAACCAATTTATGCGGCAGCATTACGAAAACTGGCTGGTCGATAAAATCCCGATGCTCGACGGCAAGACGCCACTTGAAGCTGTTAAAACAGAAGCCGGCAGAAGACGAGTCGCTGAAATTCTGAAAGATATCGAGAACGCGGAAGAGCGTAACAAAAAGAGCGGCAGAGCCTATTTCGATATTTCCTGGATGTGGGAGAGGCTGGGACTTACGAGGTGGTAG